A stretch of Helicobacter pylori oki112 DNA encodes these proteins:
- the proS gene encoding proline--tRNA ligase: MLFSKLFAPTLKEPPKDAVLKSHKHLAQAGYIYQVGSGIYNFLPLAKKVLDKIENITHKRMQEHGAQNILMSFVVLASLWEKSGRLDKYGKELLVFKDRKDNDFVLSPTLEENITEIVANFIKSYKQLPVHLYQIHTKFRDEIRPRFGLVRAREFIMKDGYSFHEDAESLDKEFLNTQNAYKEILSDLGLDFRIVEADSGAIGGSKSREFVVLTECGEDTIVVCKNCDYAANIEIAKRSKRPEPLNVPKAQLAKFPTPNTTSAQSVAEFFKTEPYFVLKALVRKVIHKDKETLACFFVRGDDNLEEVKALNALNIIGANALELREASQKDLDNAGLIAGFIGPYGLKKHVSYIVFDEDLKESDCLIAGANEKDFHAVGVDLKGFENLVYADIVQVKESDHCPNCQGALKYHKSLEVGHIFKLGQGYAKSLKASFLDKNGKERFFEMGCYGIGISRLLSAILEQKSDDLGCVWTKNTAPFDVVIVVSNLKDEVQKKLAFEVYERLLQKGVDALLDDRDARFGAKMRDFELIGERLALIIGKQTLESKEFECIKRANLEKQTLKDTELEEKILEMLASE, from the coding sequence ATGCTATTTTCAAAACTCTTTGCCCCAACTCTCAAAGAACCCCCTAAAGATGCCGTGTTAAAAAGCCATAAACACTTAGCTCAAGCAGGATATATTTATCAAGTAGGCAGCGGAATTTATAATTTTTTGCCTTTAGCTAAAAAAGTGCTAGACAAAATAGAAAACATCACGCACAAACGCATGCAAGAGCATGGGGCACAAAATATTTTAATGAGTTTTGTGGTTTTGGCGAGTTTGTGGGAAAAATCAGGCCGTTTGGATAAATACGGCAAGGAATTATTGGTTTTTAAAGACCGAAAGGACAATGATTTTGTTTTAAGCCCCACTTTAGAAGAAAATATCACCGAAATTGTCGCTAATTTCATTAAAAGTTACAAGCAATTGCCCGTCCATCTCTATCAAATCCACACGAAATTCCGTGATGAAATCCGCCCGCGATTCGGGCTAGTGAGAGCGAGGGAATTTATCATGAAAGATGGTTATAGCTTTCATGAAGACGCTGAGAGCTTGGATAAGGAATTTTTAAACACGCAAAACGCTTATAAAGAGATTTTAAGCGATTTGGGTTTGGATTTTCGCATTGTGGAAGCGGATAGCGGGGCGATCGGGGGGAGTAAAAGCAGGGAATTTGTCGTTTTAACAGAATGCGGGGAAGACACGATCGTGGTGTGTAAAAATTGCGATTATGCAGCCAACATTGAAATCGCTAAACGCTCTAAAAGGCCTGAGCCTTTAAATGTCCCAAAAGCGCAATTAGCGAAATTCCCTACCCCTAATACCACCAGCGCACAAAGCGTGGCGGAGTTTTTTAAAACAGAGCCTTATTTTGTCTTAAAAGCGCTTGTCAGGAAAGTGATCCATAAAGATAAAGAAACCCTAGCGTGCTTTTTTGTTAGGGGCGATGATAATTTAGAGGAAGTTAAAGCCCTAAACGCCTTGAACATTATAGGAGCGAACGCTTTAGAATTGAGAGAGGCGAGTCAAAAAGATTTGGATAATGCGGGGTTAATAGCGGGTTTTATAGGGCCTTATGGCTTGAAAAAGCATGTTTCTTACATTGTTTTTGATGAAGATTTAAAAGAGAGTGATTGTTTGATCGCTGGGGCTAATGAAAAGGATTTTCATGCGGTGGGCGTGGATTTAAAAGGGTTTGAAAATCTTGTTTATGCGGATATTGTCCAGGTTAAAGAGAGCGATCATTGCCCTAATTGTCAAGGAGCGTTGAAATACCATAAGAGTTTGGAAGTGGGGCATATTTTCAAACTCGGACAAGGCTATGCTAAAAGCTTGAAAGCGAGTTTCTTGGATAAGAATGGTAAGGAGAGGTTTTTTGAAATGGGGTGCTATGGGATAGGCATTAGCCGGTTGCTCAGCGCGATTTTAGAGCAAAAAAGCGATGATTTAGGCTGTGTGTGGACGAAAAATACCGCTCCCTTTGATGTGGTGATCGTGGTTTCTAACCTGAAAGATGAAGTGCAAAAAAAACTCGCTTTTGAAGTGTATGAAAGGCTGCTCCAAAAGGGCGTTGATGCGCTGTTAGATGACAGAGACGCGCGTTTTGGGGCGAAGATGAGGGATTTTGAATTGATTGGGGAACGATTGGCGCTCATTATTGGGAAACAAACTTTAGAGAGTAAAGAATTTGAATGCATCAAACGCGCTAATTTAGAAAAACAAACGCTTAAAGACACCGAATTAGAAGAAAAAATTTTAGAAATGTTAGCGAGCGAATA
- the hemA gene encoding glutamyl-tRNA reductase, which yields MELETHLSKYFTLAFTHKSMSLEMREKLAINSSATLKEFLQTIKNHCPNIKECMVLSTCNRFEIYASLKHGANTNEQKNALLKILAQNKKMSVSDLEKCVLINTDESAVHHVFSVCSSLDSLVVGETQITGQMKNAYKFAFEEKFCSKDLTRLLHFAFKCAAKVRNLTGISKQGVSISSVAVKEALNIFEKERIKDKKALVIGLGEMAQLVIKHLLNKQFEVLILGRNAAKFEDFIKELEEPKKVSFQNIENLNAHINEYELLFCATSSPHFIVQNGMLKETIFRRFWFDLAVPRNIEKPVLDNIFLYSVDDLEPMVRENVENRQESRTKAYEIVGLATMEFYQWIQSLEVEPVIKDLRELARISAQRELQKALKKRYVPKEYENNIEKILHNAFNTFLHHPTIALKKNAQKEESDVLVGAIKNLFNLDKSNANHAQNLNLYKCEYYEE from the coding sequence ATGGAGTTAGAAACTCATTTGTCAAAATATTTCACCCTAGCCTTTACGCATAAAAGCATGAGCTTAGAAATGCGAGAAAAACTCGCTATCAATTCGAGTGCAACGCTTAAAGAATTTTTACAAACCATTAAAAACCATTGCCCTAACATCAAAGAGTGCATGGTGTTATCCACATGCAATCGCTTTGAAATCTATGCGAGCCTAAAACACGGCGCTAATACTAATGAACAAAAAAACGCGTTATTAAAAATCCTGGCTCAAAATAAAAAAATGAGCGTGTCTGATTTAGAAAAATGCGTTTTAATCAATACTGATGAAAGCGCCGTCCATCATGTCTTTAGCGTGTGCAGCAGTTTGGATAGCCTAGTGGTGGGAGAAACTCAAATCACAGGGCAGATGAAAAACGCCTATAAATTCGCTTTTGAAGAGAAATTTTGCTCTAAAGATTTAACCCGATTGCTCCATTTTGCTTTCAAATGCGCCGCTAAAGTGCGCAATCTAACCGGCATTTCCAAGCAAGGGGTCTCCATCTCTTCAGTGGCGGTCAAAGAAGCGCTTAATATTTTTGAAAAAGAAAGGATTAAGGATAAAAAAGCCCTTGTGATAGGGCTTGGCGAGATGGCTCAATTGGTCATCAAACACCTTTTGAACAAGCAATTTGAAGTGCTTATTTTAGGGCGTAATGCGGCTAAATTTGAAGATTTCATCAAAGAATTAGAAGAACCTAAAAAAGTGAGCTTTCAAAATATAGAAAATTTAAACGCTCATATCAATGAATACGAACTGCTTTTTTGCGCCACTTCTTCGCCGCATTTTATCGTGCAAAATGGCATGTTAAAAGAAACGATTTTCAGGCGTTTTTGGTTTGATTTAGCCGTGCCACGAAACATTGAAAAGCCGGTATTGGATAATATTTTCCTATACAGCGTTGATGATTTAGAGCCTATGGTGAGAGAAAATGTGGAAAACAGGCAAGAGAGCAGGACGAAAGCTTATGAGATTGTAGGGCTTGCCACAATGGAGTTTTACCAATGGATCCAAAGTTTGGAAGTAGAGCCTGTGATTAAGGATTTAAGGGAATTGGCTAGGATTTCAGCCCAAAGGGAATTGCAAAAAGCGCTTAAAAAACGCTATGTGCCTAAAGAATACGAAAACAACATTGAGAAGATCTTGCACAACGCTTTCAATACCTTTTTACACCACCCCACCATCGCCTTAAAGAAGAACGCTCAAAAAGAAGAATCCGATGTGCTTGTGGGCGCAATTAAAAACTTATTTAATTTAGACAAATCTAACGCTAATCATGCCCAGAATTTAAATCTCTATAAATGCGAATATTACGAGGAATAA
- a CDS encoding polyprenyl synthetase family protein: MQEKQLKTIQNKIASWIKEIESGFIDALFSKIGPSKMLRSKLMLALLDEKTDTILLDKAFNLCAIVEMIQTASLLHDDVIDKATMRRKLPSINALFGNFNAVMLGDVFYSKAFFELSKMGEVIAQILSNAVLRLSRGEIEDVFVGGSFNSDKQKYWRILEDKTAHFMEASLKSMAILLNKDAKMYADFGLHFGMAFQIIDDLLDITQDAKTLGKPNFSDFKEGKTTLPYLLLYEKLNPHEQGLLISYFKQDSHEIIEWTKEKFKQYGIIEETLKTAQVYSKKALEAIKGENNLVLEKLAQDVIYRTF; the protein is encoded by the coding sequence ATGCAAGAAAAACAACTTAAAACCATTCAAAATAAAATCGCTTCTTGGATCAAAGAAATAGAAAGCGGCTTTATAGATGCATTGTTTTCTAAGATTGGCCCTTCAAAAATGCTGCGCTCCAAACTCATGCTCGCTTTGTTAGACGAAAAAACAGACACTATTTTATTAGATAAAGCCTTCAATTTGTGTGCGATTGTAGAAATGATACAGACCGCTTCTTTATTGCATGATGATGTGATTGACAAAGCGACCATGCGCCGAAAGCTCCCCAGCATTAACGCTCTTTTTGGGAATTTTAACGCCGTGATGCTTGGGGATGTGTTTTATTCTAAAGCCTTTTTTGAATTGTCTAAAATGGGTGAAGTAATCGCTCAAATCCTCTCTAATGCGGTTTTAAGGCTCTCTAGGGGCGAGATTGAAGATGTGTTTGTGGGGGGAAGTTTTAATAGCGACAAACAAAAATACTGGCGCATTTTAGAAGACAAGACCGCTCATTTCATGGAAGCGAGCCTAAAGAGCATGGCGATTCTTTTAAATAAAGACGCCAAAATGTATGCGGATTTTGGACTGCATTTTGGCATGGCGTTTCAAATCATTGATGATTTATTAGACATCACTCAAGACGCCAAAACTCTAGGTAAGCCCAATTTTAGCGATTTTAAAGAGGGCAAGACCACTTTACCTTACTTGCTTTTATATGAAAAATTGAATCCGCATGAGCAAGGGCTTTTAATTTCTTATTTTAAACAAGATAGTCATGAAATCATAGAATGGACTAAGGAAAAATTCAAGCAATATGGTATCATAGAAGAAACCCTTAAAACCGCTCAAGTTTATTCTAAAAAGGCCCTTGAAGCCATTAAAGGGGAAAACAATTTGGTTTTAGAAAAACTAGCGCAAGATGTCATTTATAGGACTTTTTAA
- a CDS encoding DUF2018 family protein, which yields MRDYSELEIFEGNPLDKWNDIIFHASKKLSKKELERLLELLALLETFIEKEDLEEKFESFAKALRMDEELQQKIESRKTDIVIQSMANILSGNE from the coding sequence ATGAGAGATTACAGCGAGCTTGAAATTTTTGAGGGAAACCCCTTAGACAAGTGGAATGACATTATTTTTCATGCGAGTAAAAAGCTTTCTAAAAAAGAGCTAGAAAGGCTTTTAGAGCTTTTGGCTCTTTTGGAAACTTTTATAGAAAAAGAAGACTTGGAAGAAAAGTTTGAATCTTTCGCTAAAGCTTTGAGAATGGATGAAGAGTTGCAGCAAAAAATAGAAAGCAGAAAAACAGACATTGTGATCCAATCCATGGCGAATATTCTCAGTGGGAATGAATGA
- the dps gene encoding DNA starvation/stationary phase protection protein yields MKTFEILKHLQADAIVLFMKVHNFHWNVKGTDFFNVHKATEEIYEEFADMFDDLAERIAQLGHHPLVTLSEALKLTRVKEETKTSFHSKDIFKEILGDYKHLEKEFKELSNTAEKEGDKVTVTYADDQLAKLQKSIWMLEAHLA; encoded by the coding sequence ATGAAAACATTTGAAATTTTAAAACATTTGCAAGCGGATGCGATCGTGTTATTTATGAAAGTGCATAACTTCCATTGGAATGTGAAAGGCACCGATTTTTTCAATGTGCATAAAGCCACTGAAGAAATTTATGAAGAATTTGCGGACATGTTTGATGATCTCGCTGAAAGAATCGCTCAATTAGGACACCACCCCTTAGTCACTTTATCCGAAGCACTCAAACTCACTCGTGTTAAAGAAGAAACTAAAACAAGCTTCCACTCTAAAGACATCTTTAAAGAAATTCTAGGCGATTACAAACACCTAGAAAAAGAATTTAAAGAGCTTTCTAACACCGCTGAAAAAGAAGGCGATAAAGTTACCGTAACTTATGCAGACGATCAATTAGCCAAGTTGCAAAAATCCATTTGGATGCTAGAAGCCCATTTGGCTTAA
- the flgS gene encoding acid survival sensor histidine kinase, protein MKKSKRLKRPYLKNSPLKRSDKASSFKGLLKKEDNVISLENFKPKESEDLLENFSNKKDMQELLGLLNQFILQSYKVEKEFKDYKALYEWVIEILPQAIWVMNENGSFFYKNSLANQSHEVFNKAKLENFNTEIEHENKSYLVQQNSIQGKQIITATDISAQKRQERLASMGKISAHLAHEIRNPVGSISLLASVLLKHANEKTKPIVVELQKALWRVERIIKATLLFSKGIQANRTKQSLKTLESDLKEALNCYTYSKDIDFLFNFSDEEGFFDFDLMGIVLQNFLYNAIDAIEALEESEQGQVKIEAFIQNEFIVFTIIDNGKEVENKSALFEPFETTKLKGNGLGLALSLQVVKAHEGSIALLENQEKTFEIKILNAS, encoded by the coding sequence CGCTCTGATAAGGCTTCTTCTTTCAAGGGGTTGTTAAAAAAAGAGGATAATGTGATTTCATTAGAAAATTTTAAACCCAAAGAGAGCGAAGATTTATTAGAGAATTTTTCCAATAAAAAAGACATGCAAGAATTGCTAGGGCTTTTAAACCAATTTATTTTACAAAGCTACAAGGTGGAAAAGGAGTTTAAGGATTATAAAGCCCTCTATGAATGGGTCATAGAGATTTTACCGCAAGCCATTTGGGTAATGAATGAAAACGGGAGCTTTTTTTATAAAAATTCTTTAGCCAATCAAAGCCATGAGGTGTTCAATAAGGCTAAATTAGAAAATTTTAACACCGAAATTGAACATGAAAATAAAAGCTATTTAGTCCAACAAAACAGCATTCAAGGCAAGCAAATCATCACCGCAACCGATATTAGCGCTCAAAAACGCCAAGAGCGGCTCGCTTCTATGGGGAAAATTTCAGCGCATTTAGCCCATGAGATCAGAAACCCTGTAGGCTCTATCTCTCTTTTAGCTTCGGTGTTATTAAAGCATGCGAACGAAAAGACTAAGCCCATTGTTGTAGAATTGCAAAAAGCTTTATGGCGCGTGGAAAGAATCATTAAAGCCACCTTGCTTTTTTCTAAAGGCATTCAAGCCAACCGCACCAAGCAAAGTTTGAAAACGCTAGAGAGCGATCTCAAAGAAGCCCTAAATTGCTACACTTACTCTAAAGACATTGATTTTCTTTTTAATTTTAGCGACGAAGAAGGGTTTTTTGACTTTGATTTAATGGGGATTGTGTTACAAAATTTCTTGTATAACGCTATTGATGCGATTGAAGCCTTAGAAGAGAGCGAACAGGGTCAAGTGAAGATTGAAGCGTTCATTCAAAACGAATTTATTGTCTTCACTATTATTGATAACGGCAAGGAAGTGGAAAACAAAAGCGCTTTATTTGAGCCTTTTGAAACCACTAAATTGAAGGGTAACGGCCTAGGGTTAGCCCTGTCTTTACAAGTGGTTAAAGCCCATGAAGGGAGCATTGCGCTATTAGAAAATCAAGAAAAAACCTTTGAAATTAAGATTCTTAACGCTTCTTAA